From one Humulus lupulus chromosome 8, drHumLupu1.1, whole genome shotgun sequence genomic stretch:
- the LOC133795910 gene encoding proline-rich receptor-like protein kinase PERK2 — protein sequence MPTPILQHLSPLEVLLNTKPDYNMLRVLGCRVYISRDVLFDEFVFPFSDLSQKSSPTSISNFYFVSSNPPILPPLRSPPLTPSSLPSSPSSSSFPSLPSTPPSSSPPPPPFPSSTNMSVIPPLLSQETGSNDLQPTLSLDFPVVPNIVSAVPNIHSMQTRAKSGIRKPKVLMASIESSSVKDALKRQ from the exons ATGCCTACTCCCATTTTACAACACCTCTCACCATTAGAAGTTTTGCTTAACACCAAACCTGATTACAATATGCTCAGAGTTCTTGGTT GCAGAGTGTATATTTCAAGGGATGTCTTATTTGACGAGTTTGTCTTCCCTTTCTCTGATTTGTCTCAAAAGAGTTCTCCAACCTCTATCTCAAATTTTTACTTTGTCTCATCAAATCCACCTATTTTGCCACCTCTTCGTTCTCCTCCTCTTACTCCATCATCATTACCATCTTCACCTTCCTCCTCCTCCTTCCCATCCTTACCATCTACACCTCCATCAtcatcaccaccaccacctccatTTCCTTCCTCTACCAATATGTCAGTTATCCCACCCTTGTTGAGTCAAGAAACTGGTTCAAATGATTTGCAACCTACTTTATCTCTTGATTTTCCAGTTGTTCCTAACATTGTTTCTGCAGTGCCTAATATTCATTCGATGCAGACAAGAGCCAAGTCTGGGATTCGAAAGCCCAAAGTTCTCATGGCATCTATTGAATCTTCTTCTGTCAAAGATGCTCTCAAAAGACAGTAG